In one window of uncultured Acetobacteroides sp. DNA:
- a CDS encoding efflux RND transporter permease subunit translates to MSIYATSIKRPVLTMVYSIVIVLFGFVGFKFLGVREYPSIDPPVVTVATTYTGANADVIEAQITEPLEASINGIQGIKSLSSSSSDGRSRITVEFELGKDMESATNDVRDRVSQAIRLLPKDVDPPVVSKADADSDPVIAFSIQSNNRGLLELSDLANNVLKERLQTINGVSQVGVWGEKRYAMKIELDPEKMATYKVTPSDIRNALAKENIELPAGRVEGYNVELSIRTLGRLTSVDDFNNLIIKDIEGSNIKLRDVGVASLKPENERSVNRGKGLVPQVAVALIPQPGSNQIEIADEAYTRIAQLKKELPKDISITPVWDVTKNIRKAISEVEETILLAFLLVLLVIFFFLRSWRTTLIPIIAIPISLIGSFFVMYLAGFSINILTLLGIVLTTGLVVDDAIVVLENIFKRIERGEDNYSSSMEGTKEIFFAILSTTITLIAVFFPIIFLQGVTGRLFREFGIVVASSILISCFVSLTLTPMMCARVLKHKKSESKFYQFSERFFEWLSSSYRRGLTRFVSIRWVAIVIMVVSFVIIVVIGKMLPSELAPLEDKGRVSIMATAPEGTGFEKMDSYMLDLAQVVDTIPEVESIIALTAPGSGSANSGFIRISLVSASERSRSQQQIADALSEVTKKNNFAKSFAIQDQTISTGRGGGMPVSFVIQAPNFEKLKEYLPKFMDKAQASSVFQTVDVNLKFNKPELQIKINRDKARSVGVTVADISEALQLYFSGQRYGYFIMNGKQYQVIGQASRDLRDDPNDIKSIFIRSDSGELIQLGELVSTIEESTPPQRYRYNRYISATVSANPAPGKTMGQGIDEMRSIAKETLDDSFSTTLSGISQQFEESSNSLYFAFILAIVLIYLVLAAQFESFRDPLIIMFTVPLALAGALLSLWIFGQTMNIFSEIGIIILVGIVTKNGILIVEFANQKKQLGINIRTAVIEAAALRLRPILMTSLATVFGAVPIALALGAASTSRIPLGIVVIGGLLFSLILTLFVIPALYTYMSRKTANIRHDQDQDHEKFGEQTSIE, encoded by the coding sequence ACTCCATTGTTATAGTCCTTTTCGGGTTTGTTGGATTCAAGTTTTTGGGAGTTCGTGAGTACCCCAGCATCGATCCGCCTGTTGTTACCGTAGCGACAACCTATACGGGAGCAAACGCCGATGTTATTGAAGCGCAAATAACCGAACCCCTCGAAGCATCAATCAACGGTATCCAAGGCATCAAGTCGCTTTCTTCGTCGTCTTCGGATGGAAGAAGCCGTATCACCGTAGAGTTTGAGCTTGGTAAGGATATGGAAAGTGCAACCAACGACGTACGCGACCGCGTTTCGCAGGCTATCCGCCTTCTTCCCAAAGATGTTGACCCTCCCGTCGTATCGAAAGCCGACGCCGACTCCGATCCTGTAATAGCATTCTCCATACAAAGCAACAATAGGGGCTTGCTCGAACTTTCCGACTTAGCCAATAACGTGCTCAAAGAAAGGCTCCAAACCATAAATGGGGTAAGCCAGGTTGGCGTTTGGGGTGAGAAGCGCTATGCGATGAAAATAGAGCTCGATCCCGAAAAAATGGCAACCTACAAGGTTACCCCAAGCGATATCAGAAACGCGCTTGCCAAGGAGAATATCGAGCTGCCAGCAGGACGAGTTGAGGGATATAACGTAGAGTTAAGCATCAGAACGTTAGGACGACTAACTAGCGTAGATGATTTTAACAACCTTATTATAAAGGATATTGAAGGCTCCAATATTAAGCTCCGAGATGTTGGCGTTGCCAGCCTAAAGCCCGAGAATGAGCGAAGCGTCAACCGTGGGAAAGGGCTCGTTCCTCAAGTTGCCGTTGCCCTGATACCTCAACCAGGATCGAATCAAATAGAAATAGCCGATGAGGCATACACGCGCATAGCCCAGCTAAAAAAGGAGCTACCAAAGGATATCAGCATTACCCCTGTTTGGGACGTCACCAAAAATATCCGAAAAGCCATATCGGAGGTAGAGGAAACCATACTACTCGCATTCCTGCTTGTGCTGCTGGTAATATTCTTCTTCCTGCGCAGCTGGCGAACAACGCTAATCCCAATAATCGCTATCCCGATCTCGCTTATCGGCAGCTTCTTTGTGATGTACCTTGCCGGATTCTCCATCAACATACTTACACTGCTGGGAATTGTGCTTACCACAGGGCTTGTGGTGGACGATGCCATTGTGGTGCTCGAGAATATCTTTAAGCGCATCGAACGCGGCGAGGACAACTACTCGTCGAGCATGGAAGGAACGAAGGAAATCTTCTTCGCCATTTTGTCGACGACCATCACCCTTATTGCCGTTTTCTTCCCGATTATCTTCCTCCAAGGCGTCACAGGGCGACTATTCCGCGAATTTGGTATTGTGGTGGCATCTTCGATTCTTATATCGTGCTTCGTATCGCTAACCCTAACGCCTATGATGTGCGCCCGGGTTCTTAAACACAAGAAAAGCGAGAGCAAGTTCTACCAGTTTTCGGAGCGATTCTTCGAATGGCTAAGCAGCAGCTACCGCCGGGGGCTCACCCGATTCGTGAGTATCAGGTGGGTTGCCATCGTCATCATGGTTGTTTCGTTCGTGATTATTGTTGTTATTGGGAAAATGCTCCCATCGGAGCTTGCCCCACTCGAGGATAAAGGTCGTGTATCGATAATGGCAACTGCCCCCGAAGGTACCGGATTCGAAAAGATGGATAGCTACATGCTGGATCTGGCCCAAGTTGTTGATACAATACCCGAAGTAGAAAGCATTATAGCCCTAACAGCTCCTGGAAGTGGTAGCGCAAACTCGGGCTTTATCAGAATATCGCTGGTATCGGCATCAGAGCGCTCGCGAAGCCAGCAGCAAATTGCCGACGCGCTATCGGAGGTTACCAAAAAGAACAACTTTGCCAAGTCGTTTGCCATTCAAGACCAGACCATCAGCACAGGACGTGGCGGTGGAATGCCCGTTAGCTTTGTAATACAGGCACCCAACTTTGAGAAGTTGAAGGAGTACCTCCCAAAGTTCATGGATAAGGCGCAGGCAAGCTCGGTATTCCAAACCGTCGACGTCAACCTGAAGTTCAACAAGCCAGAGCTGCAGATTAAAATCAACAGGGATAAGGCTCGCTCGGTTGGCGTAACGGTAGCCGACATTTCGGAAGCGCTACAGCTATACTTTAGCGGCCAGCGCTACGGCTACTTCATCATGAACGGCAAGCAGTACCAGGTGATTGGGCAGGCCTCGCGCGACCTACGCGACGACCCCAACGATATCAAGAGCATATTCATCCGCAGCGATTCTGGTGAGCTGATCCAGCTAGGCGAGCTCGTTTCGACCATCGAGGAGAGCACTCCTCCACAACGCTACCGCTACAACCGCTACATCTCGGCAACCGTATCGGCAAACCCAGCCCCTGGAAAAACCATGGGGCAAGGAATCGACGAGATGCGTAGCATTGCGAAGGAGACGCTTGACGACTCCTTCTCCACCACCCTGTCGGGCATCTCGCAGCAGTTCGAGGAGAGTTCCAACAGCCTTTACTTTGCGTTTATACTTGCAATAGTGCTGATCTATCTGGTTCTGGCGGCCCAGTTCGAGAGCTTCCGCGATCCGCTCATCATCATGTTCACCGTTCCGCTGGCGCTGGCAGGTGCGCTGCTCTCGCTCTGGATATTCGGGCAAACGATGAACATCTTCAGCGAAATCGGCATCATCATTTTGGTGGGTATTGTAACCAAAAACGGCATCCTGATCGTAGAGTTCGCCAACCAAAAGAAGCAGCTAGGCATCAACATTCGCACGGCGGTTATCGAAGCTGCGGCACTCCGCCTTCGCCCCATCCTGATGACCAGCCTTGCTACAGTATTCGGAGCAGTGCCTATTGCGCTTGCCCTTGGTGCCGCCTCTACCAGCCGTATTCCGCTGGGGATTGTCGTAATCGGCGGCCTACTCTTCTCGCTTATCCTAACGCTTTTCGTGATTCCGGCCCTATACACCTACATGTCGAGGAAAACGGCGAACATTAGGCACGACCAGGATCAGGATCATGAGAAATTTGGTGAACAAACATCCATAGAATAA
- a CDS encoding TolC family protein, with protein MKKTLLILLATAALGGTSASAQEVLTLKDAVRLGLENGYSIQIAKNSSSIAANNNTYGNAGFLPRVDATVGGNIKASSDKTTRLDGSTTSASPRTLNANAGVSLSWTLFDGMGMFIAKEKLDLLQKQGETTLRVNMENSAAQIISTYNAIVQQKQLIKVFTETMSISEQRVRIAQTAKRVGSGSDVALLKAEVDYKSDSSNLVQQSLALRNLKADLNQLLSRAPETAFEVEEQQPTAGPIAYPDIAAKAMEQNPSLIEARQELSIQQLGVKEVKSMAMPYVTLNSSYTFNKYSYTNGSYDALRSHGPYVGVTAGVTLFDGFNIRRNERNAQLQVSSMEVRVQQLEQELRTSILKTYNAYTTAQSVVEIEQKSLELAQKNLTIALKAYEQGSISDIDMRETQRSFVDVSYRLINAQVNLKNTEVELRRISGTLTLPDQQ; from the coding sequence ATGAAAAAAACGCTACTCATACTCCTTGCTACCGCAGCACTCGGCGGGACTAGCGCCTCGGCTCAAGAGGTGCTTACCCTAAAGGATGCGGTAAGGCTGGGGCTCGAAAACGGGTACTCGATACAAATAGCCAAGAACAGCAGCAGCATTGCAGCCAACAACAACACCTACGGCAATGCCGGCTTCCTGCCCCGCGTTGACGCCACCGTTGGCGGCAACATCAAGGCATCGTCCGACAAGACCACCCGCCTCGATGGCTCCACCACATCGGCAAGCCCCCGCACGCTTAATGCCAACGCTGGGGTATCGCTCTCGTGGACGCTCTTCGACGGCATGGGCATGTTCATCGCCAAGGAGAAGCTCGACCTCCTGCAGAAGCAGGGCGAAACCACCCTCCGGGTAAACATGGAGAACTCTGCGGCGCAGATCATATCTACCTACAACGCCATCGTTCAGCAGAAGCAGCTGATAAAGGTTTTCACCGAAACCATGAGCATCTCGGAGCAGCGGGTGAGGATCGCCCAAACCGCCAAGCGGGTTGGCTCGGGGTCGGATGTTGCCCTGCTGAAAGCCGAGGTGGACTACAAGAGCGACAGCTCGAACCTCGTTCAGCAAAGCCTCGCCCTACGCAACCTGAAGGCCGACCTCAACCAGCTGCTGAGCAGAGCACCAGAAACCGCATTTGAGGTAGAGGAGCAGCAGCCAACGGCTGGCCCCATCGCCTACCCGGATATCGCCGCTAAGGCAATGGAGCAAAACCCCAGCCTGATAGAGGCACGCCAGGAGCTGAGCATCCAGCAGCTGGGCGTAAAGGAGGTAAAGTCGATGGCGATGCCCTACGTGACACTCAACTCCAGCTACACCTTCAACAAGTACAGCTACACCAACGGAAGCTACGACGCGCTCCGTTCGCACGGGCCCTACGTTGGCGTTACGGCAGGCGTAACGCTCTTCGACGGGTTTAACATCCGCCGCAACGAGCGCAACGCGCAGCTGCAGGTAAGCAGCATGGAGGTACGGGTTCAGCAGCTCGAGCAGGAGCTGCGCACCAGCATCCTAAAGACCTACAACGCCTACACCACCGCGCAGTCGGTTGTGGAGATCGAGCAAAAGTCGCTGGAGCTGGCGCAGAAGAACCTCACCATCGCCCTAAAGGCCTACGAGCAGGGGTCGATCAGCGACATCGACATGCGCGAAACCCAGCGCAGCTTCGTGGATGTATCGTACCGGCTGATCAACGCGCAGGTTAACCTGAAGAATACTGAGGTGGAGCTCCGCCGGATATCGGGCACCCTCACCCTCCCCGACCAGCAGTAG
- a CDS encoding HAD family phosphatase, with protein sequence MSNIKTIIFDLGGVLVDWNPEYVYRKIFDNDEQKMKWFLTEICPYRWNEPQDAGKLCQVATAEKVAEFPQYKEWIEAYYGRWEEMLGGPLHQTVEILKTLKENQEYQLLALTNWSAETFPTAQKHFDFLGWFDGVVVSGEEKTRKPFDDFYQILFDRYSVTPSEAVFIDDNKANVEAGQRLGLNAINFRDAEQLKKELAAFGVNL encoded by the coding sequence ATGAGCAACATCAAAACAATTATCTTCGACCTCGGCGGGGTGCTTGTCGACTGGAATCCGGAGTACGTGTACCGCAAGATATTCGACAACGACGAGCAGAAGATGAAGTGGTTTCTCACCGAGATCTGCCCCTACAGATGGAACGAGCCCCAGGATGCCGGCAAGCTGTGCCAGGTGGCTACCGCAGAGAAGGTGGCCGAGTTCCCCCAGTACAAGGAGTGGATTGAGGCCTACTACGGCCGCTGGGAGGAGATGCTGGGCGGACCGCTCCACCAAACGGTGGAAATCCTGAAGACGCTGAAGGAGAACCAGGAGTACCAGCTGCTGGCCCTTACCAACTGGAGCGCCGAAACGTTTCCAACGGCCCAAAAGCACTTCGACTTCCTCGGCTGGTTCGACGGGGTGGTGGTGTCGGGCGAGGAGAAGACGCGCAAGCCCTTCGACGACTTCTACCAGATCCTCTTCGACCGCTACTCGGTAACCCCATCGGAGGCCGTATTCATCGACGACAACAAGGCCAACGTAGAGGCAGGGCAGCGCCTCGGGCTCAACGCCATCAACTTCCGCGATGCCGAGCAGCTAAAGAAGGAGCTGGCCGCCTTCGGGGTAAACCTCTAG
- a CDS encoding TraB/GumN family protein, producing MTKKIHLRKALLAAGLLLLAGGAGAQQSSLLWKVTAKGAAKPTFIFGTIHALPQSKFFFPKAAAEALNASDRLVLEIDMDDAQELSSLPALIAAKGKSIKDFMTPEELEKVSRYMADSAGIPFEQVAALKPFVFTSLLLSKVVGSTPASYEEYLLAQAKQANKPIDGIETVAEQVEAFDRLPFDKQVKQLVEMISDMSKTRQQYQQMVAAYTSQQLDQIAKMSKEENKEYPEFDQVLITDRNTKWIPRLKKKIDAGSCFIAVGAGHLPGSNGILELLKKKGYTVEPVAIK from the coding sequence ATGACAAAGAAGATACACCTACGCAAGGCGCTACTAGCAGCAGGGCTGCTGCTCCTGGCAGGCGGCGCTGGCGCACAGCAGAGCTCGCTGCTCTGGAAGGTTACCGCCAAAGGTGCCGCTAAGCCAACGTTCATATTTGGGACCATCCACGCGCTGCCCCAGTCCAAGTTCTTCTTCCCCAAGGCAGCCGCCGAGGCGCTGAACGCATCCGACCGGCTGGTGCTCGAAATCGACATGGACGACGCCCAAGAGCTCTCCTCGCTTCCCGCGCTGATTGCGGCCAAGGGAAAATCCATCAAGGATTTCATGACGCCAGAAGAGCTAGAGAAGGTATCGCGCTACATGGCCGATTCGGCAGGCATCCCCTTCGAGCAGGTGGCCGCGCTTAAGCCGTTCGTGTTTACCAGCCTGCTGCTATCGAAGGTGGTGGGCTCTACCCCCGCCAGCTACGAGGAGTACCTGCTGGCGCAGGCAAAGCAGGCCAACAAACCCATTGACGGCATCGAAACGGTTGCCGAACAGGTGGAAGCCTTCGACCGCCTGCCGTTCGACAAGCAGGTGAAGCAGCTGGTGGAAATGATCTCCGACATGAGCAAAACCAGGCAGCAGTACCAGCAAATGGTGGCGGCCTACACCTCGCAGCAGCTCGACCAGATTGCAAAAATGTCGAAAGAGGAAAACAAGGAGTACCCAGAGTTCGATCAGGTACTTATCACGGATAGGAACACCAAGTGGATTCCCCGACTAAAAAAGAAAATTGATGCCGGAAGCTGCTTTATTGCCGTTGGCGCGGGGCACCTTCCCGGCAGCAACGGCATCCTGGAGCTGCTGAAGAAAAAAGGCTATACGGTAGAACCCGTTGCCATTAAGTAA
- the queC gene encoding 7-cyano-7-deazaguanine synthase QueC, with product MTALEIFEKQVTGKKALVIFSGGQDSTTCLLWALKKYDEVRAISFSYGQRHSVELTLAADICSQLGVAQTVVDLSVQFAELNESALLTKGDDVNAETTRGLPASFVPNRNLIFLIYAHTFAQKIGFDTLVTGVCQTDYSGYPDCRYDFIQSAKATMNMASEVDIEIETPIMWLNKAETFMLADLCGDINIIINKTLTCYNAELTMNRYGYGCGKCNACLLRARGYDEYVEMVKCSE from the coding sequence ATGACAGCATTAGAAATATTCGAGAAGCAGGTAACGGGAAAGAAGGCTTTGGTGATCTTCTCGGGTGGACAGGATAGCACCACCTGCCTGCTTTGGGCCCTGAAGAAGTATGACGAGGTTCGTGCTATCAGCTTTAGCTACGGGCAGCGCCACAGCGTGGAACTGACGCTGGCGGCCGACATCTGCTCCCAGTTGGGCGTAGCGCAAACGGTGGTTGACCTGTCGGTGCAATTTGCCGAGCTAAACGAGTCGGCCCTGCTGACGAAAGGCGACGATGTGAATGCGGAGACCACCCGTGGCCTTCCCGCCTCGTTTGTCCCCAACCGAAACCTTATCTTCCTGATTTATGCCCATACTTTTGCCCAAAAGATAGGCTTCGACACGCTTGTTACTGGCGTTTGCCAAACCGACTACTCGGGCTATCCCGACTGCCGCTACGACTTCATCCAGTCGGCAAAGGCTACCATGAATATGGCTAGCGAGGTGGACATCGAGATCGAAACCCCAATCATGTGGCTTAACAAGGCGGAGACCTTTATGCTTGCCGATCTCTGCGGGGATATCAATATCATCATTAATAAAACCCTTACCTGCTACAATGCTGAGCTAACCATGAACCGCTACGGCTACGGGTGCGGCAAGTGCAACGCCTGCCTGCTAAGGGCGAGGGGGTACGACGAGTACGTTGAAATGGTGAAATGCAGCGAGTAG
- the trkA gene encoding Trk system potassium transporter TrkA, with the protein MKIIIAGAGEVGTHLAKMLSNEYHDLVVIDDDDQRRKQLAANVDVPCIAGSPSSFEMLSQAGVEKADLFIAVTPSEETNIISASLAKRLGARKVIARIDKNEYLLPSNKEVFVDMGIDYLYYPEKIAGREVVDLLSQSFSTEFVDFANKKLKLVVFKLEESSPIINKTLLQASASRIDLNYRAVAISRNGETIIPTATERFKVGDIIYVITNEKGAPELVKYTGKSPIEVRSVMILGGSRIGIWIARDLENKVGVKMVEINRERCQKLVDELPNTLVLNGDGRNSDFLIEEGLEHVDAFIAVTGNSETNILACMLAKRLGVNKTIAEIENLDYIKLAESVGVDTVINKKLITAGRIYRFTMSTDVQSIKVLSGSDAEVMEFIVKPGSPAVRGPVKTINFPKDAMIGGLVRGDLSLIVTGDTVILPYDRVVVFALPSAINKIGRYFN; encoded by the coding sequence ATGAAAATAATAATTGCAGGAGCAGGAGAGGTGGGAACCCACCTTGCAAAGATGCTGAGTAACGAGTATCACGACTTAGTGGTGATTGATGACGACGATCAGCGGCGCAAGCAGCTTGCTGCTAATGTCGATGTGCCCTGCATTGCTGGAAGCCCATCTTCGTTCGAAATGCTTTCGCAGGCTGGGGTCGAAAAGGCGGATCTGTTTATTGCGGTTACTCCTTCGGAGGAGACAAATATCATTTCGGCATCGCTAGCCAAAAGGCTTGGCGCCCGGAAGGTAATTGCGCGTATCGATAAGAACGAATACCTGTTGCCCAGCAACAAGGAGGTGTTTGTGGATATGGGTATCGACTACCTTTACTATCCAGAGAAAATTGCGGGTCGCGAGGTGGTTGATCTTCTTAGCCAGTCGTTCTCTACCGAATTCGTCGATTTCGCCAATAAGAAGCTGAAACTAGTCGTATTTAAGCTCGAAGAATCATCCCCAATTATTAATAAAACGTTGCTGCAGGCATCGGCTTCTCGTATCGATTTAAACTATCGGGCGGTTGCCATCTCGCGTAATGGTGAAACCATAATACCAACGGCTACCGAACGATTTAAGGTTGGCGATATTATTTACGTTATTACCAACGAAAAGGGGGCTCCTGAGCTGGTAAAGTATACGGGTAAGTCGCCAATCGAGGTTCGGAGCGTGATGATTCTTGGAGGAAGCCGTATCGGGATATGGATTGCCCGTGATTTGGAGAATAAGGTAGGCGTTAAGATGGTGGAAATTAACCGCGAGCGCTGCCAAAAGCTTGTAGACGAGCTGCCAAATACCTTGGTGCTGAATGGCGATGGCCGTAACTCTGACTTCCTTATTGAGGAGGGGCTCGAGCATGTTGACGCCTTTATTGCGGTTACCGGAAACTCGGAAACCAACATCCTAGCCTGCATGCTTGCCAAGCGACTAGGCGTTAATAAAACAATTGCCGAAATCGAGAACCTCGACTACATTAAGCTAGCGGAGAGTGTTGGTGTTGATACGGTAATCAACAAGAAACTGATTACGGCTGGTCGCATCTACCGCTTTACCATGAGCACTGATGTGCAGTCCATAAAGGTTCTTTCGGGATCGGATGCCGAGGTGATGGAGTTTATCGTAAAGCCGGGTAGCCCTGCGGTTCGCGGGCCTGTTAAAACTATTAACTTCCCTAAAGATGCAATGATTGGTGGTTTGGTTCGTGGCGATTTAAGCCTGATTGTTACCGGCGACACCGTCATTCTTCCCTACGATAGGGTGGTGGTGTTTGCGCTACCGTCGGCCATCAACAAGATAGGACGATACTTTAACTAG
- the def gene encoding peptide deformylase, protein MILPIFVYGSPVLKKVAENIDPSYEGLDTFLKDLWETMYHADGVGLAAPQVGKSVRVFVIDGSGFAEDDPKLENFKKAFINPQILERSGEPWPFNEGCLSLPGVREDVYREATVKIKYQDENFVEYTEVYGGIAARIIQHEYDHLDGLLFVDRLSPLRKKLVKGKLAAMAKGKYSADYKSKQG, encoded by the coding sequence ATGATACTGCCAATTTTTGTTTACGGATCGCCTGTTCTAAAGAAAGTAGCAGAGAATATCGATCCAAGCTATGAGGGACTAGATACATTTTTAAAGGACCTGTGGGAAACGATGTACCATGCCGATGGAGTTGGTCTTGCAGCTCCTCAGGTCGGGAAATCAGTTCGTGTATTTGTAATTGATGGAAGTGGTTTTGCGGAAGATGATCCCAAACTGGAAAATTTTAAGAAGGCCTTTATAAATCCTCAAATATTGGAGCGTAGCGGTGAACCATGGCCATTTAATGAGGGATGCTTAAGCCTTCCTGGGGTGCGCGAAGATGTTTACCGTGAAGCAACCGTAAAGATTAAATATCAGGACGAGAACTTTGTAGAGTACACCGAAGTATACGGCGGTATCGCTGCAAGAATAATTCAGCACGAGTACGACCATTTGGACGGTTTGCTCTTTGTTGATCGGCTTTCTCCGTTAAGAAAGAAGCTTGTGAAAGGTAAGCTTGCCGCAATGGCAAAGGGTAAGTATAGCGCCGATTACAAGAGTAAGCAAGGATAG
- the ruvX gene encoding Holliday junction resolvase RuvX, with product MGRLLAIDYGKKRVGIAVTDPMQLIATGLCTVASNQVITFLKEYLGKESVDCIVIGLPKQMDNSESESMVYIKPFLKQLAKHFPQIKVEAYDERFTSKIAHQAILDGGVKKMDRRDKSLVDMVSATIILQSYMQSKELRKF from the coding sequence TTGGGACGACTACTAGCTATTGATTATGGAAAGAAACGGGTTGGCATTGCGGTTACAGACCCGATGCAGCTTATTGCAACAGGACTTTGTACTGTCGCATCTAATCAGGTTATTACCTTTTTAAAGGAGTATTTGGGTAAAGAAAGCGTCGATTGTATTGTTATAGGGCTGCCCAAGCAGATGGACAATAGTGAATCGGAGTCGATGGTGTACATAAAACCCTTTCTTAAGCAGCTGGCTAAACATTTTCCACAGATTAAGGTTGAAGCATACGACGAGCGTTTTACTTCGAAGATTGCGCATCAGGCTATTTTGGATGGTGGCGTAAAGAAGATGGATAGGCGCGATAAGTCGCTGGTGGATATGGTTAGCGCTACAATTATCTTGCAGTCGTACATGCAGAGCAAAGAGTTACGAAAATTTTAG
- a CDS encoding response regulator: MDVIKAIVVDDERAAVESLSIMLNKYCEDLNIVATAMSINEAKKVIVEHNPDVVFLDIMMPDGTGFDILEALPDRNFELVFVTAYNHLAIKALKYCAIEFIQKPVCKDDLTKAIDKVKNNRGIVRNSSLQYTVLFENLGNELPNKLCLPTERGLEVVDLGEVLAFESKDGGVIAYTIEGRSIVSEKDIDTLEDTLLDSKFSRIANDLLLNLKKVEIISKGEIFMHGGKTFNLSAEQINEFKIRFGNPPY; the protein is encoded by the coding sequence ATGGATGTAATAAAGGCGATTGTTGTAGATGACGAGCGAGCCGCCGTGGAATCGCTAAGTATTATGCTTAATAAGTATTGCGAAGATTTGAATATCGTAGCAACAGCAATGTCAATAAATGAAGCTAAGAAGGTGATTGTTGAACATAACCCTGATGTTGTATTCCTTGACATTATGATGCCTGATGGTACCGGTTTTGATATCCTAGAAGCACTTCCTGATCGTAATTTTGAGCTCGTTTTTGTTACCGCATACAATCACTTGGCGATAAAGGCGCTAAAGTACTGTGCAATTGAGTTTATTCAAAAGCCAGTTTGCAAGGATGATTTAACCAAGGCTATTGATAAGGTGAAAAACAATAGGGGAATAGTACGGAATTCATCTCTTCAGTACACCGTTTTGTTTGAAAACTTAGGGAATGAGCTTCCTAATAAGCTTTGTTTGCCAACTGAGAGGGGGCTAGAAGTGGTGGATTTGGGAGAGGTGTTGGCTTTTGAGTCGAAGGATGGTGGTGTTATTGCTTATACCATCGAGGGGCGAAGTATTGTTTCTGAAAAAGACATAGATACCCTTGAGGATACACTATTGGACAGCAAATTTTCTAGGATTGCCAACGACCTCTTGCTAAATCTGAAAAAAGTAGAGATCATCTCAAAGGGAGAAATCTTCATGCATGGTGGAAAGACTTTTAATCTATCTGCCGAGCAAATTAACGAGTTCAAAATAAGATTTGGCAATCCGCCTTATTAA